The genomic DNA TTCCTTTATCCATCTGAAGATTGTCTTTTCCATATCACCTTTGTCATACCACATCCGGCCGCCTATTTCTGAAATGGCCGATTCGAGGGCTTCCAGATTTCGATGAAGCCACCACTGCTTTGCTCCCCCGAATGGACGATCGTTATCAAGGATATACAGGGGGAGGACGGTTCCAGCGGTAGCGGCTTCATGAAGTGCGGGGTGATCATGAATTCTCAGGTCGTCCCTGAAGAGGACGATGATGCGCTTGTTCATATACTTATACCTCCTGCTGAATCTCAGGGGATCCATTTTTCATTCAGTATAGGGAAGAATCCATGATGAGACAAAGAAAAATGCGCTACAAAATAAAAGGAATGGGTCTAAGCCCATTCCTGAAATCGCTTATTTCACGACCAATACATTGGTTTCGCAGTTCTTTACGACCTTTTCACTTACGCTTCCCAGCATGAGCTTCTTCATGCCGCTTTTACCGCTTCTTCCCATGATGACTAGATCTACTGCATTTTCTGCTGCGTACTCACAAATCCTCTTCTCTTCTGAACCGGCAAGGTGAATGTATTCAGCTTCGATCTTGTGGGGGTCAAGTTTTTCCTGTACGTGTTTCAGCACAGGATGGATTTCTCCCACTTCATTAATCGATTGCCTTTCCTCGGCACCATCATACACATGGGGGTCACGCTGCAGGGCGGTATCACCTACGATCTGCTGGTCCACACCCGGGGAAGTAGCTGCCATGGCGTGGGGAGGAGTGAAGTGATCAACTGCCTGATTCGGTGTTTTCTCATCGGTTACATATAAAATGGTCATTTTTGTATCGAGTGATTGATTCTTCAGCTTCAGTGCTTCATCAAGTGCTTTCTTGCTACCATCTGTGTCGTCATATGCGACTAGGATATGTTCGTACATCAATAATCACCTCTGGTAATGGAATAGTATCCATTTACCCTTTTCAGAATAGTTTAATCCTTTTGTTAAAGCAAAAAAAGAAGCAGGGTGGGTTTCACCTGCTTCATACTGAAACTTATAGAAGGCTGATGATCCAGCCGATTACAACGATTGCCCCGATGACCATTAAGATCGTGCGTACCATGGATGTTCACCTCTTCATATGTGTTTTATCATTTCGCTTACCGTTAAGATACCCCAACGTGTACAAATGAAACATAAAGGATACATCAAATAAGAACAAAAATAATATTGACATTATTCTGAAAATAATGTAGGGTATAGTAAGATTTAAAATGAAGAGTTTCTGTCTATGAAGACTGAACTGAGAAGGGAGTGGCTGTGATGAAGAAGGTTATGATCGATTCCGCTATGAACAAGAATAAGCGATCTTCATCACATATCTGCTGATCCCGTTTTCATAAATGAGTGAGGGCACAGGTGATGGTAGAACACCTGTGCTTTTTTGTCCCCGGATGGACGACTAAAAGGCGCATCGCCTTTGGTCGTCCATCTTTTTGTTGTTTTCAGGGTATCCCTGTGACATAGAATCACATCTTGATAAAGGAGGAATTTTTTATGATTCACGATCACCAATCGGTAGTCCCATCCCTTACGGAGACCGAAGGAGGCTAGTTAGGGACCAAAAGCAAGAATGGAGGCAGGAGCATGTTCATCATTTTTAAGAAATTATCATGGTTTTTCATAGAAAACTGGAAGAGATATACCGTTGCCATCATTTTATTGACCATAGTCGGCATTTTGGATGTGGTCCCGCCGAAGCTGGTGGGTGACGCCATCGATGAAATCCAGGTCGGCTCACTCACGAAGGAAGCAATCGTGCATTATCTGTTGCTGTTGACAGGCACCACGGTCGTTTCGTATGGCATGACCTATATTTGGATGTATCAGCTGTTCGGGGGAGCGTTCCTTGTTGAACGGAAGCTCCGTTCACGCTTTGTCGGTCATCTTATGAAGATGACGCCCACTTTCTTCGAAAAGAATCGTACAGGGGATCTCATGGCCAGGGCTACGAACGATCTTCAGGCCATTTCGGTCACGGCAGGCTTCGGGGTGCTGACGCTCATCGACTCAAGTATTTTCATGCTGACGATCCTTTTTACGATGGGCTTCCTCGTCAGCTGGAAATTGACACTGGCGGCTATCTTACCCCTTCCATTGATGGCCCTCCTTATGAAGATCTACGGGGCAAGGATCCATGCGCGCTTCACGGAAGCACAGGATGCTTTCGGGGAGCTGAATGATAAAGTCCTGGAGTCGGTCTCAGGGGTCCGTGTCATCAGGGCCTATGTGCAGGAGAGGGCAGATGAGAATCGATTCTCCGATATGACAGAGGATGTGTACAGCAAGAACATCGCCGTAGCGAGAATCGATTCATTGTTCGATCCCACCATCAAAGTGCTGGTGGGGCTGAGTTATCTGATCGGGCTAGGGTACGGTGCGTACCTTGTATTCCATCAGTCCATCACTCTCGGTCAGCTTGTCTCCTTCAATGTCTACCTCGGAATGTTGATCTGGCCGATGTTTGCCATAGGTGAACTCATCAATATCATGCAGAGGGGGAACGCTTCACTCGATCGTGTTCAGGAAACCCTTGCCTATGAGCAGGATGTGAAAGACGAAGATATCCGAGAAACGGTTCCTGAACCGGATGGGATCGAATTCCATCAATTATCATTCCGCTATCCATCCTCTGAAGGAATGAATCTCAAAGATGTGGATGTAAGGGTGCCTAAAGGGGCCACGCTTGGTCTAGTAGGTAAAACGGGGAGTGGAAAGACGACGTTCATCAAACAGATCTTACGGGAGTATCCGCTAGGAGAAGGGACTTTGGAGATCGGTGGTATCCCGATCCAACAGCTGCCGATGGACCGTGTCAGGGAATGGATCGGGTATGTTCCTCAGGATCATATCCTCTTCTCCAAGACGGTGAAAGAAAACATCCTTTATGGAAAAGAAGGAGCAACAGATGAAGAGCTTGAAAGAGCGATAATCCAAGCAGATTTCATGAAGGATCTCAGCACCCTTCCCCAAGGACTCGAGACGATTGTCGGTGAAAAGGGCGTGGCGCTCTCAGGAGGACAGAAACAGAGGATTTCCATTGCAAGGGCTCTGATCAAGGACCCTGACATCCTCCTACTCGATGATGCGCTATCGGCGGTGGATGCAAAGACGGAAGCTACCATCATACGGAATCTCAGGAATGAAAGGACCGGGAAGACCACCATTTTGGCAACCCACCGTATTTCCGCCGTTGAGGAAGCAGATTGGATCCTGGTCTTTGATGGAGGAAAAGTCATCGAGGAGGGCACGCATTCGGATCTTCTCACTACAAAAGGATGGTATAGACAGCAATATGAGCGTCAGCAGGCTGCAGATCCTGCACGGAAGGAGGTGGGGGCATGAGCGTAGGAAAACGATTGGTTAAGTATGCCCTTTTATATAAAAGAATGATCATTGCGGCCCTTCTCATGCTCACTGTTTCAGTAGGAGCAGAGCTAGCGGGTCCTTTCATCGCCAAGAAGATGATCGATGACCATATACTTGGAATTGAAGACCGGTGGGTAGAAACCGATAAGGGGGAAGATGCTGTAGCCTATAAAGGCAAATGGTATACCCGTGAAGAATATCGGTCTGATGGAGAAATCGGAGGGAATGAGGTAAGGGTCTTCCAGGTCGGAAGGTCTTTCTACTTCATCCCGGGAGATGTCCCGAGTGATGGGGAACGCTCAATTACGGACGGGAAGCTTTCCATCCGTAAGAATGGGGAAACATCCTTGTATGAGGCTGAAAAATTATCCGGGTCCGAACTGTTGGCTTTTTATCAGCCGGAAATTCCAAGGATCATCAAACTGATTGCCTTTTATTTCGGATTGCTGCTGTTTGCATCATTTTTCCAATACGGACAGCACTTCTATCTTCAAAAGGCGGCAAACAGGGTCATTCAGAAGATGAGGAATGACGTTTTTAACCATATTCAGCGTTTGCCCATCCAGTACTTCGATAATCTGCCCGCCGGGAAGGTCGTGGCACGGATTACGAATGATACGGAGGCGATCAGGAACCTGTATGTGACGGTTTTGTCGACCTTCTTCACCAGTGCCATTTACATTGTCGGCATTTATATCGCCCTTTTCATTCTGGATCCGTCCTTGGCTTCAATCTGTCTCATCCTCATGCCTATTCTTGTCCTGTGGACTTTCCTTTATAGAAGATACGCCTCTTCCTATAATAAAGTGATCAGAAGCAAGGTAAGTGAGATCAATGCGGTCATCAACGAATCAATCCAGGGAATGCCGATCATCCAGGCTTTCCGGAGGGAAAAGAAAACAAAAGAGGAATTCGAAGAACTGAATGAGATGCACTACCGTTATCAAAACAAGCTACTCAATTTGAATTCCCTTACGTCCCACAATCTTTCGGGAGTACTGAGGAACATTGTGTTCGTCGCATTCATTTGGCATTTCGGGGGTGGATCACTCGAAGTGGGATCGGTGATTTCACTTGGTGTCCTCTATGCGTTTGTCGATTATATCAATCGGCTTTTCCAACCTATCACAGGGATTGTCAATCAGCTGTCCAACCTGGAGCAGGCCCTGGTCGCAGGGGAGCGGGTCTTCAAGCTCCTCGAAGAGAAAGGGACGGACGTGGAAGATGAACGGATGGAGCGCTACCGGGGGGATGTGAGCTTCAAGCATGTGTCATTCGGGTACAAGAAGGATGACTATGTGCTGAAGGATATCGATTTTTCAGCGACACGCGGGGAGACAGTGGCCCTTGTCGGACATACAGGCTCCGGCAAGAGCTCCATCATGAATCTGCTATTCAGATTCTACGATGTAGATGAAGGGTGTATCACGATCGATGGAAAGGATATCAGGGAGCTGCCGATTCAAGCAGTCCGTGAGCATATGGGGATCGTCCTTCAAGATCCATACCTTTTTACAGGGACCATCGCTTCCAATGTCAGTCTGGGCCAAGAAGGGATATCTCGTGAAAAGGTAGAGGCGTCACTCAAGGCAGTCGGAGCAGAAAAAGCATTTGCAGGTCTTGCGAAAGGGTATGATGAGCCGGTGATCGAGAAAGGGAGCACCCTGTCCTCAGGTCAAAGGCAGCTCATTTCATTTGCGCGGGCCCTTGCCTTCGACCCTGCCATCTTGATCCTCGATGAAGCGACATCCAGCATCGATACGGAGACGGAATCGATCATACAGGAAGCGATGGAAGTGGTGAAGAAAGGGAGAACCACATTCATCATTGCCCACCGCCTTTCTACTATAAAAAATGCAGATCAGATCCTGGTACTTGATCGCGGGTCCATTGCGGAAATGGGGAACCATGACCAACTGATGGAGCGTAAGGGTAAGTATTATCATATGTATCACCTTCAAACCGGCGCAGCCGGGGAGGAGGCAGGATAAGATTAAAAGGCACCTGGAATCCGTCCAGGTGCCTTTTGGCCGTCAATAGCAGATCCCGACGCGCTTCCGTATATGGAGACCATCATCCAGGACTTTAAGCATGTAGTCTGCCGTGTCATGTGTCGAGATGCTCCTACCGCCTTCAGGCAGGACCCGTTCTGATGCCCGGAAGACACCGGTCCGTTCACCGTCGGGAAGATACGTTGGGCAGACGATCGTCCATTCCATTTCAGAAGCTTTTAGCATCAGATAAGCGGATAGATGATCCTCCGCAGCCGTGGTGCTCCTCCGTTTGGACTCATCCGACTGAAAGCGATAGAGCCCGGTGGAATGAGATGCATCCAGGATGCCTGCGGTTCCGCATGTGATGATCCGCTTTATGCCGTGTCTTCGCATGCCCTTCAGGATGAGGGGCATGCTTCTTGATAATACATCTGTTTTGTCGGAGTTAAGAGTGCTGATGACGCCATCGCATCCCTCCAGTACGAGATCGATATCCTTTTGGTTCAAGACGTTCCCTATGATCTCCTCATCATTTCCCGTAGGTGTCCGCACAAGACAATTTGCTTTCTGTCCCAGCTGATCGGCAATGATGCTTCCGACTCTTCCGGTTGATCCGAATAGTGCAGTATTCATTCCATCTCCCCCTGATTCTTCGATGTGAATATTGTTACATGATAAACCATTCCGCGTCCAATACTAAGAAGGGACGAATGCCTGAAACATTTCCGTTGACTTTTCAGTCATAGCGTTTTATGATGACATTCGTACAGAAGTAAATCCGATAAGATTAGTGGGGGTTATCATATGAAAAAATGGAGAATTTCCATCGTTCTGATTGCCGTGCTCAGCCTAGTGCTGACAGCGTGCTCGAGTGGTGATTCGAAGAGCGGTTCAGACGAAGAAGCGCTTTATAACAAAGTGAAGGAAGATGGGAAAATCCTCATCGGGACAGAGGGTACATATCCACCGTTCACCTTCCATGATGATTCAGGCAAGCTGACAGGCTTCGACGTCGAACTTGCACGTGAAGTGGCAAAACGCCTCGGAGTAAAAGCAGAATTCCAGGAAACACAATGGGATGCCATGTTTGAAGGTCTTAACAGTAAACGGTTCGATATGATTGCAAACCAAGTGGGGATCAGGGAAGATCGCCAAAAGAAATATGACTTCTCAACTCCGTATATCGAGTCAAGTGCTGTAGTGGTTGCCAAAAAAGACAACAAGAACGTAAAGTCATTTGAAGATATCAAAGGGTTGAAATCGGCTCAGTCCCTTACAAGCAACTATCGTGACATTGCCGAGAAAAATGGTGCAGAAATTCAAGGTGTCGAAGGTCTTTCCCAATCGATCGAGTTGATCGAGCAGGGACGGGTGGATGTAACAGTGAATGACAAAATTTCTGTTCTTGACTACTTGAATAAGAAGAAAGGCGCCAATGTGAAAATTGTTGCTGAAGCGGCAGAAGCAAGCGAGAGTGCCTTCATGTTCCGCAAAGGCGACGACAAATTGGTGAAAGAAGTAAATAAAGCGTTAGAGGATATGAAAGAGGACGGAACATACAAGAAAATCTCTGAGAAATGGTTCGGAGAAGATGTATCTCCTAAGCACTAGCATTTACCAGGATCCTCAGGCAATGATTGATATACTACAAAGCTCCCTGCTTCCTTTGATCAAGGGAGCTTTGTATTATTCCATCCCTCTGACGCTCATATCATTTGCCGTGGGTATGATTCTGGCCATCTTGACTGCATTAGCGAGACTTTCAAAGTACAAAGTGCTCCAAATCATCGCAAGGGTCTATGTATCTGCAATCCGGGGTACACCTCTATTGGTGCAATTATTCATTATTTTTTATGGCCTGCCGAATCTTGGAATCAGATTTCCTGCCTTCTTGGCAGCAGTCATCGCCTTCTCCTTGAATAAGGGGGCATATTCATCTGAAATCATCCGTGCTGCCATCCAATCAATACCGAAGGGTCAATGGGAAGCAGGTTCGTCCATCGGTATGACCTATGGTCAGACGTTATGGCGCATCATCCTCCCCCAAGCAGCTAGAGTTTCGATTCCACCGCTTGCCAACTCATTCATTTCACTTGTGAAGGATACATCTCTTGCGTCGCTCATCCTCGTGACTGAGATGTTCAGAATCGCACAGCAGATTGCAGCCACGAACTATGAATTCCTGCTGATTTATATGGAAGCGGCACTCCTATACTGGGTATTGTGCTTCATCCTATCCGTCATACAGGGCCGCATCGAGAATCGACTCGATCGATATATAGCGAAATAATTGTTAGAAAAAGGAGATTTATCATGATTTCCATAAAAGGATTAACCAAACGATTCGATGATCTTGAAGTGCTTAAAGGCATGAGCGCCGAGATTAAAAAGGGTGAAGTCGTCGTACTTGTAGGCCCATCGGGGTCAGGGAAGACGACATTCCTTCGCTGCCTCAATGCCCTTGAGATACCGAATGAAGGAGTTGTCTCCATCGGGGGAACGACCATCGACTTCAAAGGTCGCGTGGCCAAAAACGAACTCCTTGAAATGAGAAGAAGGACCGGTATGGTCTTTCAAAGCTATAACCTTTTCCCTCATAAAACCGCCTTGGAAAACGTCATGGAAGGTCCGGTGGTCGTTCAAGGGAAAAGCCGAGAGGAAGCAAAAGCACAGGCTGTAAAACTGCTTGAGAAGGTAGGCTTGGGAGATAAGGTCGACTTCTATCCTTATCAACTTTCAGGCGGTCAACAGCAAAGGGTCGGGATTGCAAGGGCTCTCGCAATCGAACCAGAGGTCATGCTTTTCGATGAACCGACCTCAGCGCTTGATCCGGAGCTTGTAGCCGACGTTCTTGCCGTCATGAAGGAGCTTGCCGAAGAGGGTATGACCATGGTGGTCGTCACGCATGAAATGAGATTTGCCAAAGATGTGGCTGACCGCGTCATCTTCATGGATGGTGGCCATATCCTTGAAGAAGGCCCTCCTGAGCAGGTACTTGACAATCCGAAGAATGAACGGACGCGTCAGTTCTTGAATCTTATACATTGATACTCATCCGCTCTCTGTCCATTATGGACAGGGAGCGTTTTTTTGTGCAGATGGGAACGAATATTCATCAACCTTGTCCATAATAGGTTAGTTCGTTGAAATTAGTGGAAATATGAATATATGACCAGAAAAGGAGGAATCATGATGGATTACAGGATCGAGAAGGATACCATCGGGGAAATGAAAGTACCCGCAGATAAATACTGGGGGGCTCAGACCCAACGGAGCAAGGAGAACTTCCCCATCGGAGGGGAGAAGATGCCCCTTGAAGTTACATATGCTTTCGCCCATCTGAAAAAAGCCGCAGCGAGGGCGAATCATGCATTGGGAAAACTATCGGTCACCAAGGCGGATGCCATTGCAAGGGCGTGTGAAGACATCCTTTCGGGGGATCTCGATGATCACTTCCCCCTTGTGGTCTGGCAGACTGGAAGCGGCACCCAGTCGAATATGAATGTCAATGAAGTGGTGGCATACAGGGCGAATGAAACCCTGGCAGGGGAAGAGAGGGTTCATCCCAATGATGATGTCAACATGTCACAGAGCTCCAATGATACGTTCCCGACGGCCATGCATGTTGCTGCATTAATGGAACTGGATAAATGTCTCCTTCCATCCCTGGATCAATTGATTGCAACGCTTAGGGAAAAAGAAGAGAGGTTCCAGGATATCATCAAGATCGGGCGGACCCATCTCCAGGATGCGACTCCCTTGACCCTGGGACAGGAGATCAGCGGCTGGAGGGCCATGATGGAGAAATCCAAGGCGATGATCCTGGAGTCATCACGTCATCTGTTGCCCCTCGCAATCGGGGGGACCGCCGTTGGAACGGGCATCAATGCAGACCCGACATTCGGAAGCCGGGTCGCACAGGAGCTGGAATCACAAACGGGGTATGCCTTTCAGTCATCGGACAATAAATTCCATGCGCTCACTTCTCATGATGAGCTCGTCTTCGTCCACGGTGCATTGAAAGCACTCGCTGCAGATCTCATGAAAGTGGCCAATGATGTCCGATGGCTTTCAAGCGGTCCCAGAAGCGGGATAGGAGAATTGACCATCCCTGCAAATGAGCCGGGAAGCTCCATCATGCCTGGCAAGGTGAATCCTACTCAGAGTGAAGCAGTCACCATGGTAGCAACACAAGTTTTCGGGAATGATGCAGCTATCGGTTTTGCAGCTAGCCAGGGAAACTTTGAATTGAATGTATTCAAGCCGGTCATCATCTATAATGCACTGCAGTCCATCCGCCTTTTGGGAGATGGGATCCAATCATTCAATGACCGCTGCATCGAAGGATTGGAGGCGAATCTCGATGTGATTGAAGGGTTTGTATCCCGTTCCCTGATGCTTGTGACCGCCCTCAACCCTCATATTGGATATGAGAAGGCGGCAGAAATCGCCAAAAAGGCCCACCAAGAAGGATGGACCTTGAAAGAATCTGCTCTGAAAAGCGGATATGTGACGGAAGAACAGTATGATGAATGGATCAATCCTGAAGACATGGTGAACAAATAAAAAAACCCCCGGAAATACCGGGGGACTGTGCATTATTTGTAGCTTCCGCCAAGTTGTTGTTCAGCCATTTGAACAAGGCGTTTCGTGATTTCTCCACCTACAGAACCGTTAGCGCGTGCAGTAGTGTCTGCTCCTAATTGTACGCCGAATTCTGAAGCGATTTCGTACTTCATTTGGTCGATTGCTTGCTGAGCTCCAGGAGCAACCAGTTGGTTAGATGAGTTGTTACGAGATTGTGCCATGTTGTTCATCTCCTTAAAGTATAAGAATTTTATTGGCTGGGTCAGCTGGGTTTGCACCAGCTCGCATTCCATGAGCGACCATCTGGTATGGTTTAACCCAATGAAGTAATTCATCCCGTTACTTGTATTATGGATCAATCTGCATTTTCTATACGGAAAATAAAAAAAGAAATCTTTTCCTTTTAAACTCCCTTTAATTTCTCCTCATAAAAGCATGCTTTTGTTTGAAGGCTAACAGTATACGAAGATTGAAAGTATGGTGAACCACATGAAAGCTTGTGCTTTA from Rossellomorea marisflavi includes the following:
- a CDS encoding amino acid ABC transporter substrate-binding protein, giving the protein MKKWRISIVLIAVLSLVLTACSSGDSKSGSDEEALYNKVKEDGKILIGTEGTYPPFTFHDDSGKLTGFDVELAREVAKRLGVKAEFQETQWDAMFEGLNSKRFDMIANQVGIREDRQKKYDFSTPYIESSAVVVAKKDNKNVKSFEDIKGLKSAQSLTSNYRDIAEKNGAEIQGVEGLSQSIELIEQGRVDVTVNDKISVLDYLNKKKGANVKIVAEAAEASESAFMFRKGDDKLVKEVNKALEDMKEDGTYKKISEKWFGEDVSPKH
- a CDS encoding ABC transporter ATP-binding protein; translated protein: MSVGKRLVKYALLYKRMIIAALLMLTVSVGAELAGPFIAKKMIDDHILGIEDRWVETDKGEDAVAYKGKWYTREEYRSDGEIGGNEVRVFQVGRSFYFIPGDVPSDGERSITDGKLSIRKNGETSLYEAEKLSGSELLAFYQPEIPRIIKLIAFYFGLLLFASFFQYGQHFYLQKAANRVIQKMRNDVFNHIQRLPIQYFDNLPAGKVVARITNDTEAIRNLYVTVLSTFFTSAIYIVGIYIALFILDPSLASICLILMPILVLWTFLYRRYASSYNKVIRSKVSEINAVINESIQGMPIIQAFRREKKTKEEFEELNEMHYRYQNKLLNLNSLTSHNLSGVLRNIVFVAFIWHFGGGSLEVGSVISLGVLYAFVDYINRLFQPITGIVNQLSNLEQALVAGERVFKLLEEKGTDVEDERMERYRGDVSFKHVSFGYKKDDYVLKDIDFSATRGETVALVGHTGSGKSSIMNLLFRFYDVDEGCITIDGKDIRELPIQAVREHMGIVLQDPYLFTGTIASNVSLGQEGISREKVEASLKAVGAEKAFAGLAKGYDEPVIEKGSTLSSGQRQLISFARALAFDPAILILDEATSSIDTETESIIQEAMEVVKKGRTTFIIAHRLSTIKNADQILVLDRGSIAEMGNHDQLMERKGKYYHMYHLQTGAAGEEAG
- a CDS encoding universal stress protein, giving the protein MYEHILVAYDDTDGSKKALDEALKLKNQSLDTKMTILYVTDEKTPNQAVDHFTPPHAMAATSPGVDQQIVGDTALQRDPHVYDGAEERQSINEVGEIHPVLKHVQEKLDPHKIEAEYIHLAGSEEKRICEYAAENAVDLVIMGRSGKSGMKKLMLGSVSEKVVKNCETNVLVVK
- a CDS encoding NAD(P)-dependent oxidoreductase, translated to MNTALFGSTGRVGSIIADQLGQKANCLVRTPTGNDEEIIGNVLNQKDIDLVLEGCDGVISTLNSDKTDVLSRSMPLILKGMRRHGIKRIITCGTAGILDASHSTGLYRFQSDESKRRSTTAAEDHLSAYLMLKASEMEWTIVCPTYLPDGERTGVFRASERVLPEGGRSISTHDTADYMLKVLDDGLHIRKRVGICY
- a CDS encoding alpha/beta-type small acid-soluble spore protein produces the protein MAQSRNNSSNQLVAPGAQQAIDQMKYEIASEFGVQLGADTTARANGSVGGEITKRLVQMAEQQLGGSYK
- a CDS encoding ABC transporter ATP-binding protein: MFIIFKKLSWFFIENWKRYTVAIILLTIVGILDVVPPKLVGDAIDEIQVGSLTKEAIVHYLLLLTGTTVVSYGMTYIWMYQLFGGAFLVERKLRSRFVGHLMKMTPTFFEKNRTGDLMARATNDLQAISVTAGFGVLTLIDSSIFMLTILFTMGFLVSWKLTLAAILPLPLMALLMKIYGARIHARFTEAQDAFGELNDKVLESVSGVRVIRAYVQERADENRFSDMTEDVYSKNIAVARIDSLFDPTIKVLVGLSYLIGLGYGAYLVFHQSITLGQLVSFNVYLGMLIWPMFAIGELINIMQRGNASLDRVQETLAYEQDVKDEDIRETVPEPDGIEFHQLSFRYPSSEGMNLKDVDVRVPKGATLGLVGKTGSGKTTFIKQILREYPLGEGTLEIGGIPIQQLPMDRVREWIGYVPQDHILFSKTVKENILYGKEGATDEELERAIIQADFMKDLSTLPQGLETIVGEKGVALSGGQKQRISIARALIKDPDILLLDDALSAVDAKTEATIIRNLRNERTGKTTILATHRISAVEEADWILVFDGGKVIEEGTHSDLLTTKGWYRQQYERQQAADPARKEVGA
- the fumC gene encoding class II fumarate hydratase, translating into MDYRIEKDTIGEMKVPADKYWGAQTQRSKENFPIGGEKMPLEVTYAFAHLKKAAARANHALGKLSVTKADAIARACEDILSGDLDDHFPLVVWQTGSGTQSNMNVNEVVAYRANETLAGEERVHPNDDVNMSQSSNDTFPTAMHVAALMELDKCLLPSLDQLIATLREKEERFQDIIKIGRTHLQDATPLTLGQEISGWRAMMEKSKAMILESSRHLLPLAIGGTAVGTGINADPTFGSRVAQELESQTGYAFQSSDNKFHALTSHDELVFVHGALKALAADLMKVANDVRWLSSGPRSGIGELTIPANEPGSSIMPGKVNPTQSEAVTMVATQVFGNDAAIGFAASQGNFELNVFKPVIIYNALQSIRLLGDGIQSFNDRCIEGLEANLDVIEGFVSRSLMLVTALNPHIGYEKAAEIAKKAHQEGWTLKESALKSGYVTEEQYDEWINPEDMVNK
- a CDS encoding amino acid ABC transporter permease, with protein sequence MYLLSTSIYQDPQAMIDILQSSLLPLIKGALYYSIPLTLISFAVGMILAILTALARLSKYKVLQIIARVYVSAIRGTPLLVQLFIIFYGLPNLGIRFPAFLAAVIAFSLNKGAYSSEIIRAAIQSIPKGQWEAGSSIGMTYGQTLWRIILPQAARVSIPPLANSFISLVKDTSLASLILVTEMFRIAQQIAATNYEFLLIYMEAALLYWVLCFILSVIQGRIENRLDRYIAK
- a CDS encoding amino acid ABC transporter ATP-binding protein, whose translation is MISIKGLTKRFDDLEVLKGMSAEIKKGEVVVLVGPSGSGKTTFLRCLNALEIPNEGVVSIGGTTIDFKGRVAKNELLEMRRRTGMVFQSYNLFPHKTALENVMEGPVVVQGKSREEAKAQAVKLLEKVGLGDKVDFYPYQLSGGQQQRVGIARALAIEPEVMLFDEPTSALDPELVADVLAVMKELAEEGMTMVVVTHEMRFAKDVADRVIFMDGGHILEEGPPEQVLDNPKNERTRQFLNLIH